The Flammeovirga pectinis genomic interval AGGAATAAAAATACTATTGTCGGCAGTATTTACGAAAGCATCCATATTGTAATTTCTAAATGCTCTTACATATCTACTAATACCTTTACCATACACAGCCTGAAAGTAAAGGATGTTATCTTTATTTTGAACATATTGTTTACCGCTAAACATAATACCATATCCGGGCGTATTACTTACATTATTAGTGTTGATATCTGTGTAGGAAATAACTCTAAATAAACCAGATATTTGATAATGTCCTTTATCAAAAGTGACTTTATATCTAGAGGCAATATCAGGAAATTTTTGTCTTTGATCTACAGCAACAGAATCTGTAAAAGTAACCGTTGGAGTTTCTAGAGCTACACCAAATTCATTTTCAGAATTACCTACTTTCTTCTCGTACCTAATCATACCCTGGCGGATTAGAACAGAACTGTTAGGGCCTTCTCTATCTACGGTTAAGGGAATGGCTTCTAGGTTAGAAAAAGTTGTCCATGTTTGCCCTACAGTAAGGTATGCATATTCTGCATAGGCTTGTCTTAAGCGGAAGTACATTTTATTGGTTGCACCACCAGCAAAATCACCTTCCACATATATTTTTAAGTATCCGTTTTTAGCTTTTATGTTAGACGAAAAACCTAATCTAGATTGCCTTGCGCCCATGTAGAAACCTTTATCTTGTGTATTTCTATTTTCGCCAACAGGAATTTCTACAGGTACAAATCTATCTACATCAGATAGTCCATTAAAGTCATAAATAGTAGCTAATTTTATATAGCCACGAATACCAATTGTACTTTTTGCTCTTTCAAGATCTTGAGGGTGCTTATTCGTTACAATTCGAGCAGTATCAATTTTTACTTTAGGTGTTACGTTCACAGTATCTACATGGTGATATTCCATTTTTACTGTATCTGACCGGCTATATATTGGCTCAAGATCTGTAGTTAAAACCTCTTCTTCAGACCCAACTTTTAAAACATATTCTGCACTATCAGCCAAGTTTAAACCACCCCAAAAAGGGAATGCCCCATCTCTACTTACCCAAATACCGTGGTATCCTTTTTTTAGACGAAGTGTAATTTCTTCATAGGGTTGAAGGGAATAAGGGATTTGATCCATTTCGATATTTACATCTTCACTATTTAAGTTTTCTAAGTGTAGCGTAGTACCACCTCTTGACAACGTTCCAGCAGCAGTTGTATCTTTTAAAATAACCCTTTGTAGAGAATCATATAATGTGAGGTACTGACCGTACACAAAACCTCTTTTACCAGAGTTATAATCCCAGACTCTAACATATTCATCGTTTCCACCAATAGGCAGAGCTAAGAGTGAATGCCCTTTTTCTAATGTCATGATTACATGACTATCATTCACATAAGTATCACGCATAAAAACATCGTGATTTACTTCAGCACGAATCCATTGAGCGTGAACATTATTAAATAATGAAAGAATACAGAAGAAGAGTAAGAGTATAAGTTTTGAAGGTATTCTCATTGATAACGAGGACATTCAGATGATTTTATAGAAAAATTGAAGATTATGAGTATTAAAAATACATCTTTTTATTTTTAAATAGAAAATATCCTTGTTGTTTCAGTGTGCTATAGGGTGTATATTCGTGAAAATTATTTTTAGGCTTCATAGTACAACGGATTAGTACGTAGGTTTCCGGAGCCTGAGATTTGGGTTCGATTCCCAGTGAGGCCACTGAGATTAAATCATTATGTTTAGAAAAAGTGCAAACTGCGTAAACGGTATAGTTAAGGCGGTTTGCACTTTTTTGTTAATACGCAAAATAGGTAGTTTTTACCCTTTTTTAGCATAGTTTTGTCGCAAATCTGTCGCAATTTTTTTCCTCATTTTTAATTTTTCAACTCCCATGATTTTATGATCCTACGTTCCTACAATCCTACATCTTTCTTATTTTTTATACATATATCTATTTAAAGTATAATAAGGAAGGTTATAATAAAGAGTTGTAGAAAAATGATGTAGGATAGTGTAGGAAATGACTTATTGATTGGAATAGGAGAGTATAAGTTATAAACCGACTTCTGAATTAAATGATTAGTCACCTATTCCAATCAATTATTCAATTATGAAAGGAGAGTTATCATCTATGTAAGCAGTCGGCCAACCCGCACACATGCCTATACCAACTTATTTAGTAGGTAGTAATTCCTTAAGTTTATTGATTGGATACTCATCAATAATTTCTAATGTATTTTTTAGCTACTTATATGGTTCTACATCATTCATTTTTGCTGTAGCGAAAAAGGAATAAAACATTGCGATCTGTGAAGCTCCTTGTTCATTGCCTGCAAACATATAGTTCTTTCGACCAATTGCAAGCGGACGTATTTTATTTTCGATTGGGTTATTATCAATGAGAAGCTCACCGTTCTTAAGATATTCACGTAATCCTTTTTCGTGATGAAGAAAGTAAGTAATAGCTACACCAATATCGGTTTTAGGTAATACTCTTTGTTCCTTTGCCCATTCGAAGAGCTTATTAATAATTGGGATAGCATATTTTTCTCTCTCCAATTGAATCTCTTCTGTTTTTGTATCAGGTTGAAACGTTTTCTCTAATTTATAGAGTTAGTTTGGCGATAAGATTAACTACTTCGGAAGCTGGTTTATAGCCTCCTTTATAGGCTTTAAAAAAGTAGCGACGTGCGTGTGCCCAACAATTTAAATGTGTAATTGTTGTAGTGTTTTCAAAATAATCATATCCTTTATAACTATCAGTTTGGGCATAACCTTTAAAATCTCCAAGGTGTTCTTTCAGATATTTCCGATCTCTTCCATTGGCATAATGAATGGAAAGAATTTTTTCTTTTGGATCCAGATAATACCACATATAACCTTGATGCGCCTTCCCTTTTTTACCTGTTCCCATTACTTTAATGGTAGATTCATCTATTTGCAGATAGTTACTCTGCATTATTTTTTGTGATAATATCTCGAATAAAGGTGTTAGTTTATCTGCTACTTTCTTTTGCAAATCAATCAGAGTCGCATTTTTCAGATAAACATCCTGTCTTTCAAATTGCTTGATAAAACGGTGAATAGGAATGTGATCTACAAACTTACTGATTACCATTTGAGCGGCTAAACTGACTGATGCAATAGATTTAGGAAAAGGTAAATTGGAAGGTAAAGTCGACTGACTAAATACACTATCCCCATTTTCCTGTTCTTTAACGTAGCGAGGTCTAATAATTCTGCGAACATACAAACGAGCTGGTTCACACTCCAATACTTCCGTAACATCTTCATCTACTTTACGCCAACCTGCTAAATCGTGATCAGGTTCAATAATTTCCTCTACACGCTCCAGGTTCTCTGGTAATGCTGTACGAACAGGTTTTTTCTTTTTTCTTGTGTGAGCAGGGACTGTAATTTCAGTGACCTCTGGCGTAGGTTCCTGTTTTTCTTCCTCAAAAATAGACAACTGATTTTTAGGTATATCAGTATAATTACGCTTTTCGGATTTAGCTCCGAAAAGCATATTCTGAAAACATGGCCACCTGTGCCTTTAATTGTGTGTTTTCTTCACTTAAAGAAGTGTTTGTTTGTTTCAGTGATGCTATTTTCTCATCTTTACTCACCTCTTATTTATAGCAATAATGATACTATAAACGCACTTTTTGACTTCTTTTTTCTAAACAAATGCCTTCTATTAACATCATAATTTGAGCAGAGGTTAAATGAATACTTTCGCACTGTCCAAAACCATCTGAAAGTTCAAATGTTCCCCTTTCTAAACGTTTATAATAAAGAGAAAATCCACCTATTTCAAAACGTAACAGTTTAATTTTATCTTTACTTCTATTGATGAAAACATAGATATCACCACTTACTACATTCATTTCCATCAAAGAAATCACGATATTACTTAAACCATTAAACCCTTTTCGCATATCAGTAAACTTGCTGTATAAATAGATATGATCTGTATTTCTTAAGGATAACATTAGAATAGATGAATCGCTTCTTTAAGAAGTTCAGTATTTGATAAATGAACTTTTACTCCGTTAGGGTATTCAATCGTAATTTTTTGATCGACAGGATTTGTTGGAGAAATGGGAATAAATTGAGCAGGTGAGCCCTCATTTTTTTTGTCACGAAACTTGGTTACCCAATAACTGAAAGTAGGTACTTTTATAGCGTGTAGTTCGCAATAACCTTTTTGAGTTAAACCACTTTCTTTCCATGCTTCTAGATGAGCGTACATTTCTTCTTTTCTTGACATAATTGTTGTGTTTGATTATGTCGTAAAATTAATGCGTGGGATTATAGGATGATAGATGGAGTTGCCCGACTGCTTACGGATGAGGTAATGGCAGAACAACGTCGTAAGGAAATCAATATGTATAAAAGTTATATTAAGGACGATGTATTTAAGAGCAGTTTGGTAGAGCAGATGATGAGGATTGTTGGGAGGGAGTAATAAAACAATGTAAACATTTCTAAAGAACTTTTTTTTCTGGTTTTTTTTTGTCTAATATATTTTTGAAAGTGAAATAGATTAGAAGAAGGCTCTTTAACTTATGATTGGTTTAAAGTGAGAACATATAAATTGTAAGTGTATTTTTTTTCTAATAGAATTGATTAATTCTGTAAAATCACATCAAATATATCCTAAACTAAATCAATTAATGGATTTTTTTAATATCAAAGCAAAAAAGGAAACTAAAAAATTATTTGATAAAGTGTCTGAATTGTATAATAATCAGGTTTCAATTATTCAAGAATTGTCAGAAGAGTTATTTAAAATTAGAAGTGAAACTGGAGGAACTGAGAAATTTAAAATCGAATGCGGTAGAAAACACTTTAACGCTATTGGTAGTGATATATCACTTGGCGTTGCTCATAACTTTGAGAAAGTGAAGGATATTGTGTTGGAGAATGAATAAAATATATGGAGGTGGGGTTTTAATTTATCCTATCTCCATATATGTTTAATAAGCGTTTGAATATTTTAAAAGTTTAGAACTATTAAATAGATCAGAAAAACTTTTATGAATAGTACTTTTTATCTCAAAATATTGAGGATTAGTATTAATTAAAGAGATGATTTTTTTTAAAAATTCATGAATGACAAAATTAAATCGAATATCATCATTAATTAATGTATGAGGTTTTGAGTCAACGGTGGTACCTAAGCCTTTTATCAGAGTATCTCCAGCTTGGTTATTTTTTAGAAGGAAATTAAAGCTGTTACCAAGTGAAAGGTAGAATGAATCTAGAATAACCATCCTATCATGAATGTTTTTACTTTTATCATTTATGAGCGATAAATTTATATTCAATTTTTGGTATTTGTTTTTCATGAAACTATCAATTTCTACTTGCCAGTCACTCATACAATTGTAGGAGTTGAAAGTCCCATTATATTTATAATTATAATCAAAACCTGAAATAATTATTAATTCTATATATTCTGAATTTTTATTCTCTAATTGTTTAGATAATATTTCATCTAAAAATGAAAATAAATTAAATTTAGAATGATTAAAGTTAGATTCAATTGTACTTAAATATCTTATCGGGTTATTAAAGCTTTGTACAAAAGATTTATAACCTATTGTTTCATTAAGGCAATACTGATCTGCAATTATAATTGTATTAGTTTTTTCGTTTAACTCTGTTATTTGTGACCAACAAAAAGTAGAATTGGAGTTTATTTTATATTCTTTGGTATTTTGATTCTTTTCTGACCAGCTTTTAATTGTATTCTGATCTATAAAATCAAAATCTAAAAATGAATCATGATTATTAATTCCTTTGGATTTTCCTGTTTTTTTCTCACTCAACAAATAGTATATTAAATCATATTTTTGATATTTATTAATTAATTCATCATCAAATTCAAGAGTTGTATAATTACTTAGAAAAGTAATTAAATGAGAAAATGAAGTAATTTGACTAATGTCAGTTGAAAATACTTGTTGAGGTATAGAAATTAAAGACTCTAAAAAGTCATCTTCTATATTAGAATGATAATGGTATTTTTTCATTTTAGTTTTTATTTCTATAATTCCCTGTAAAAAGACTTAATACTAAAGCTTTATTTTCATCTAAAAAACCTTCTCCAAATTCTTTATCTAATGAACCATCTTCAAGAATATTGATTTCATAGATTGAATCTTTTGAGTTTGCATTAAAGTAGTTTAAAGAAATATTTTGAGGATCAACATCTTTTTTGAGAACAAGATATTGAAGTCTTCTGATTAGGTACTCAGAATGTGTTTCAATGATAAATTTAATGTTATAATCTTTCATTGCATCAACAAAAAGATCAGCAAGTAAAGATTGTAATTTTGGATGTAAGTTTGCTTCTGGCTCCTCAATACAAATAACTTTTTCTTTATTTAGAATTATGTGAAGAAGTATTGGTATAAATTGAGAAATACCATATCCTAAATCAGCTAAAATTCTCTTTTGTTTGTCTTTTAATAAATAGATTTCTGTACCAGAATTATTTGAATCTCTGTTAATAACTAATTCATCAGCAATCTCAAATTCTTGTAGCCAAATATTAATAAAGTTATAATCCGAATCAGATATATTTTTAGCTTTAGAAAATTCTATTAATAATTTTGTAAAACTATTATTTTGACTCGAAGAATCATTATAAAATCTATCAATATTACCTCTTATAATATCAATAAACTTAAAGTTGCTTACAGTTGAAATGAAATTATTATTACTGGATAATAGAACATCAAATAATTTAGTAAAAGGATGATTATCATTTTTATTATTTATTTCACCATTGATTTCTGAAATAATATATGACATTAATCTCTCATGAGAAATGTTGTACTTAAATATTAAGTCTAAATCATCAATACCTTCAAATTTTTTATTTATGAGGGTATCATATATTTCTTGATATTTAGGTACTTTTATAAAGTTTTTATCTTCCTTTAGTAAGTCTTTTAAAAATTTTACTTCGTCGATATCATCATGTAAGCCATAAGGATACAGCTTATTAAATGCTTTTTGTGATGTAATTTGATTTTCTTGAAAATCAATATTTATATTAATATTCTTCTCTATTATTTCTTTCTCAATATTTTGCAGGTCAAATAATAAAGAATATACATTATTGTATTTTTCTAAAGCATCTTCGAATCTATAAATCTCTTCTTTTTTAAAAAAAGTAGAATGTTTACTGTTAGCAAAATCAATTCTTTCATTTTTATCCAAAATAAACTCATTTTGTTCATTAGTAAACTCATCTATTAATACATAAGGAATGATTTTATATTTGAAGGCTGTGAAGAGAGGTGAATATTTTTTGAAAGGTCTATATTTATGATTGAAAGATATTTTGAGGTTTTTAGTAAAAATTTCTTCTCCCGTTTTATCATCCAAGTAACTGTCAATAAATTTATTTTTCTCAGATGAAAATTTTAACGTTTTGCCTTCTCTATCTATAACTTTCCAATATTTTAGATAATCATCTAATGGACTTGTAATATAATCATGACCTTCAAAATTTTCATCAAAAGACCACCCTCTTTCATCAGCTAATTTTTTTCTTATTGACTTTTCCTTTTTTGTTAATACCTCCTTAAAAACAAGTTTTCTACTTATCTCATAAGCCCAGTGTTGATCTTGAGCATAACTATATACTTTATCAATTAATTTATAAACGTTGTTTGTATTTATTTTTATCTCGAAATAGGGTTCTGTTTTAATTTGTCCATGAAAAATATCAGAGTCATTAATATCTCCTTTAAGTATAATTTTACTATTGTTATTTAACAAAAATTGAATTATTTCATCTTGGGTCTTATTTTTGAAGTTTTCATTTATCCTTACCTGTAATAATAATTCTTTCGAACTGCAATTACTATCGTAAATACTGAATGATTGTAATATCCCATTATTTAGTTTGCTTTTATTATCTTTTGAATACTCCATCTTAAAAGATAAGTTCTCAAAGATTTCATGAAAAAAGTTAAAATTGAAATTAAAGGAATTAGGATTCTTAGAATTAGTAGAAATTACATTATTCATAGCTCCTAAAAAATGAGGAGTATAATCAAAGTTTGAGCTTAAAGAATAATCAAGCTCAGAGATTCTTGTAAAAAAATCGACATTATCTTTTTTTGAAATATTGTTATGTAATACTTTAAAAAGTTTAATAACACTACTTTTTCCACTACTATTTGTACCTGTTAATATGGATACACCGTTAAGTTTTAAATAGCCTTTATTTTTGAAAGTTCGAAAGTTTTCAATTTCAAAAGATTTCATTGCTTTAATTAGATATTTGTATGGGTAAACAAAAAATAAAAAGGTTAGGTATTACCCTAACCTTTTGAAGGAGATGAAAAAAGAGTCAACTCTTTTTTATAAAGCTTTCGAATAGATCTTTGAGATCTTCATCAACTTTTGATGAGTTTCCATAGTGCTTACCAGAAGCAACTGCGATCAAAACTGAGCTTACAGCTCCAAATACACCAACTAATGCGATAAAATGCATAAACTGAAAATTAAAGTGAGAAAAAAGAAAAATTATATATTCTTTCTCATAACTTTCTTGGTGTAATACAAAAATACATTTTTTTTATTTAAAACGAAATATTAGATAGGAATTATATAAGTTGTTCAATAGATGATCAGTTTGTATGTAACTATCTGATTATTAGAGTTAATTCAAATCCCGGTGGGGCTACTAGGTATTAAAATCAATACTCACTCATTTTATAAAAACAGTCTTTTTATTAGTGAAAAGGCTGTTTTTTGTTACATAATTTACATAAAGTCTGTGAAAATTGTTGTACATCTATTGTTCAGTCTGAAATTAGTGAACAACAGAAATAAATAATATTACCACAGAACATACTCTAACTTAAAGATAGATTTATCACTTTACATCTATTAGGAATTTATTTTGTTTAATGTGAAATATAAATTCAACTAAAGCAGTTTATATAATCAGAAGTTAGATGAATGCGCTTAGTAGATAAGTGATAAAAAAATTGAGAGAGTTAAGTTCATGAAACCTCGTTGGTGCTACCAACGAGGTTTTTTTTATGAGATCAATTTTAACCTATTATAAATCGATATAATTTTCTAAAAAGTAGGAACATAAAAAAAGGTGCCAATTAATATTGACACCTCTTAATGGTTTACTACAAATTTATTTTGCAATATAAATATCATTCTGATTGATATTTACTTTACTCTTATTAATAGGCATTGTGATTGTTACCTCATATTTCACATCGTAATCGTAGGCTTCTCTAGTACATTCGGATAAATTAATACCATACTCTTCTACTAAAGGTATATATGCTTTAGAAGCGGCAACTTCAGCATATTTTGCAAATTCAGGTTTACTAATAACTTTAATTGTCATGAGACCTTTTTTTGCATTATATGAGTAAGAATAAGCAACATCTGCCGTGTTATCTTTATTTATATCTTCTATTGTAGTTTCAGATATAAATGCATTATGATCTTTTAAATATTGGAGCTTTCCTACACCAGTTTCAATTGATTGTGCTTGAAGTGTTAAAAGTGTAGTGATAAATAGTAGAGATGATAAAATTAACTTTTTCATGATTTATAATTTTAATTGTTTTAAGTTAATTTACTCAACGACAGTATCTTGTAATTGAATGAGTTTGTTAGTATTAGTTATGTAAATAAATGAGAATGAGGGGAACTATTTTTATAAATATAGAAATTGGAGACACTAATTAGAGTTCACATCTATTAGTAATTTACTTTGTTTAATATGAAACAAAAATCAACTAAAGCAGTTTATATAATCAGAAGTTAGATGAATGCGCTTAGTAGATAAGTGATAAAAAAATTGAGAGAGTTAAGTTCATGAAACCTCGTTGGTACTGCCAACGAGGTTTTTTTATGCTATAATTTTAATCTATTATAAGTCAATATAATTTTCTAAAACAGAAAAAGGTGTGTTACCAAATTGAAGTATTTTTTCGTGAAATTTAATTAAAGAAAATCCGTCTTTCTTTGCCGCTTTTTCTTTCCATTCTAAAATTTTACCACCACCATATTTGTAGGTAACCACTTGTGCAGGCCATCTTTTCATTCTTGCAATTTCCCGTTGAGCAATTTGATCTTGATCAACAATATATTTTTGCCAGAATAGTAATGCTTCTTCATCAGTCCAATTGTAATAATTAAGGCCAACATCCATACTTACCCTTACCGATCTTATCAGATCCCATTCCCATTTGCCGAGTTCATCATAAATTGTTTTATAAGCACCAAGTGTTACTCCAAGCTCTTCAACATAAGCTGCATAGCCTTCTATAAAACCGTAATATTCAAACTTATTTTGTAATGCAGTTCTATCCGTTTTTTTCTCTAGATCTATTTGATAATGATGTCCAGGTATACCTTCATGAAGATAAATCCAAGCAATTTGTCTTTTGTTATATGGTGCATCAAAATAATTGTAATAAAATGTTTGTTGATTATCCATATAATACGCAGGAGCAATTGCCATTCGTTTAATTGTACCTTGCTTAATAATCAGGTTTGTAATTTTGTTTACATCAGGAAAGTAGAGTGGGGCAGTTGTATCAATTTCAATTTTGAGTCTCTCAAAAGCAAGTTGAATAGAATCTACATCAGTATAATAAAACTGAGGTAAATGAATGTATTCCTGAAAAGTACTACTGTCCATTCCAGATTGTATTTGAATGGATTTCATATTTCGTTTAACTCTATCAATTTCTTTTAAACCAAAGGCATAAATTTTATCTGGAGTAGCTTCTTTATCAACCCATTTTTTTAGAAAGTAGGTGTACCATTCTTTCCCGTTTTTTAAAGTGGATAAACCTTTTGTAGAAATACTATCAGTAGCTATAGTTTTCCATTGTTTTTCTAAACGTAATCGTTCAAGGTTTAAATCAGTTTCGTATCGAATTAAATCATAGTTTAATTTTTCTTTTGTTGATATGTTACGCACATCAATTGTGGACAACTGCTCTTTTATGTTGATAAAAAAATCATACTGAAGGAGAACAGAGTCTTCACTTTTTATAGACGCAATATTTTGTTGATAACTTAACTGTAACGGCGAAATATTAAGGCTATCATACTCTTTAATAAATTTTGATTTAAAATTGGTCCACTCATCTGTTTTTTGAGGAGTACACGATAGTATTAAGAAGCCAATAATTGTAATAAGTAAATTTTTCAAAAAAGTAGGTTTAAAGTATTAAGTAATATGCTTGTATTGTAGTAAAGAAGTGTTTTACCAAGTCGCAATTTTAAGAAAAGAATGCCTACTCTGCTAATACAAATTGGTAATAAGTATGATAAATCAAAAAGACAAGATTATATAAAAGTTATAGTCTAGTATTGAGTTAAATTAAAAATTAATGATACTAATTGCTTCATTCACGAATTAAAACCTTATAAATTTCCTCAGCAATCACCGTTGCACCTTTTGTAGACGGGTGTACACCATCCGGAAAGTCACTTTTCATGTTTTTAGTAACCTCATGAATTGGAATTATTTTAATATTTCTTTCTTTGGCTACCTTGATTAGAATAGGTATAATTTCTTCTTCAACAATCTGGTTTCGGATATCAAAAGTATTAGGATAGATCATTGGTGGAGTGGCTAAATAGATTTCTGGGTTACTTGCTAAAGACGCATAAGAAGTAATGAATGCATTTAAATCTTCTTCAAAGTAGGTTTTTCTTATATCCCATATCTGAGGTTTAGAATCATTTGTACCGAGCATTATCACTACTTTATTTGGTAGAAATATAGTATGCGATTGTTTAAATGCAGCTGTTACCCAGTAGCTATCATTTACACCTTTAGAGAGTGTTCTTCCGGAATTTCCAAAGTTATTTACTAGATAGTTATCCCCTAACCTATGTTGTAACTGAGTGGGATAACAATTAGCATAACGTTCGGGTATTCCGTGGCCATAAGTAATACTATTACCTACACATGCTACTCTTATTTTATCTTTCAAATTAAATTTTTCAGCACAACCGTTAAAGGGTACAATTGGTAATATAGTATCTCCATCTACTCTAATAGTTCTAAAACCTCCATTTGCACACGGCCCAAAAGCATACTCTCCAGTGTTCCAATCTGTACCGTTAAAGTATTTGTACTCGTATGTTTTATTAGTTTCTACTTCTAATGTAACCTCATAAATAGTACCCGTTGTATTTATAAGTTGAGTTTCTTTGAGCTTCCAATTATTAACATTCCCAGACAAATGTATGCCTTCTGTATGTACTTTCTCTCCAGTCATATCTACTCTAAAAGTGACTTTAGAAGCATAAGATGGGAGGGTGAAAAGTAATAGGATATAGAATAAATTTTTCATATTAAAATAAAAATACTTAATTATTTTGTAGAATGTATTACTAATTACTTCACTATTAGAAAAAAGAAAATAGTATATTAGAAGTAGATCAATCTAAAGAAAAATAATTTATCATAAAGATGATTAGAACTACCTACATTATAGTAAGCTTTATATTATTCCCAATATTTATTTTAGCGTATGATTATTTACCAGATCAGACGGTCGCTATCACAATTTTAATGACGCTTTTATTAATTGGTTGGTACGATGTTTTTCAGAAAAAAAATGCAATCCTTCGAGATTATCCTATTGTAGGTCATTTTAGATATATATTTAAAGCTATAGCCCCTGAGTTACAACAATATTTTATAGAAAGAAATACAGACGGAAAACCTTTCAATAAAAATGAGATCAGCTTGATAAAATCGAGATC includes:
- a CDS encoding GDSL-type esterase/lipase family protein; its protein translation is MKNLFYILLLFTLPSYASKVTFRVDMTGEKVHTEGIHLSGNVNNWKLKETQLINTTGTIYEVTLEVETNKTYEYKYFNGTDWNTGEYAFGPCANGGFRTIRVDGDTILPIVPFNGCAEKFNLKDKIRVACVGNSITYGHGIPERYANCYPTQLQHRLGDNYLVNNFGNSGRTLSKGVNDSYWVTAAFKQSHTIFLPNKVVIMLGTNDSKPQIWDIRKTYFEEDLNAFITSYASLASNPEIYLATPPMIYPNTFDIRNQIVEEEIIPILIKVAKERNIKIIPIHEVTKNMKSDFPDGVHPSTKGATVIAEEIYKVLIRE